From Rhodococcus sp. KBS0724:
GAGCATCCGGTACGTGCTTTCCTGGCTCTCCGTGGACAGGGCGACGACGATTCCCTGTTCGGGAACCCCGAGCGACTCCCCGACTGCCACCGTTTGCTTTGCGAGAGCGAGCTGACTGGAATTCAGTCCGCCGGTGCCCGGTTCAGCTGGGTTGCTCGGTGCAGGTTCCTGTCCTGGTGCGGGCGCTGGTGCAGCGGCACCGGGTTCGGCGGCCTTGTCGACCCACGGCGCCGGATCGACGGCGGTCCCTGCGCCGTCAGGCAAACGGCCACCGTCCCACACCTCGAAGTGAAGGTGGGCGCCGGTGGACTCGCCGGCGTTGCCGATCTTGCCGATTTCCTGACCAGCGGAAACCTGGTCGCCGACCTTGACCAGAACGCCGTCGTCGAACATATGCCCGTAGACGGTCGAGTAAACCTTCCCGTCGATCTGGTGATCGAGAATGATCCAGTTGCCGAATCCGGCGGCAGGGCCGGCCGCGACGACTCGGCCGTCGGTGAATGCGTAGATCGGCGTGCCCACGGGACCGGCGCGGTCGATCCCCTGGTGTTGGGTTCCCCAGCGCGCACCGAATCCCGAAGTATCGGTGGTCTCGCTGCTCTTGGTCGGCTTGACCAGTGAGCCGGCGGGAGCCACCGATCCGACCCGACCTCCGCCGGGTACGCAATCGGGATTCTCCGTGGCCGGACCGATGATGACCACGACGATCATCACCAAGCCCAGCAGTGCGGCGCCGCAGAATGCGCCGATCTTTTTCACGTCCATGATTTCAGGTGACCTGCCCCTACTGCCTGCGGCCGTGGAGGTGATCGGAGAGTTCGTTGATCAGCTCCGTCGCAGCCGCGAGCTGGACCCGGTGCTCTTGTTCGAGACGAGCGGTGTCGACGCGCCGGGTCGCGGCCATCTCCGGATCTGCGTTGACCCAGTTCCGGAGCGTGTTCGGATGCACTTCCAACGCTTCGGCGACCAGCACGATCGCCTTCCACCGCGAGGACACCTTCGTGGTCAGCTCGGCGACCTTCTTGACCGCAGCTGCCCGCAATTGCGGGGTGAGCGACTTGTACTTGCGTTCGGCGATCATGCCGCGCCCTCTCCTTCGAAACCGTCGTCGTCGCTCAGGGCGTCCGAGGTGAGGTCGCCGTACCGGGAATTGGTGTCGTGAATGCCGGATGCGATTTCCGACGGGGTGAAGATCAGCTGCACCGGGATTCCGGGAGTGCGGGTCTCACCGACCTTGATCAGGAACTTGCCCTGACCGGGCGGCGGCTCTTTCGGCTCACCTTCTTTGCGCCGCTCGCCGGTGCGAGCAGGCGGTGAAGACCAACCGGTGACCATGTCGGCTTCGGTGCCGGTGAACTTCACGATCCGCTCGAGGCGGTCGATTTCCGCTTCCGGAACAGCGCCGATGACCTTCACGCGGGCACGTTCGATGAACGTCTTCGCTTTGTTCGCCGCCGACACCGAGCCCATGGCTTCGAGGTCGGTGATCGTGTGCGTGATCATCCACAACGCGGTCGCGATCGTGCGGTTCAATCGGGTCAGCGAGTTGACGCGATCGACCATGAACTCACCCAGCCCGAGCACCTGCCAGAGCTCGTCCATGACAGCTTGAAAGCGGCGCTGCGGTCCGAGGCCGGCATCGGCGAGGGCGTGGGCGGCATCGATGGCGGCGAAGCCGTCGGACCAGCACACCAACATGACCGCGGCCTTGAGACGGGTGTGGCCTTCGGGGATGTGCGAGACGTCGATGCAGATCGCAGGGGCGTCGAGGTCGATTTCGGTGGTGGTGTGGCCGTTGAAGATTTCACCGAACGAGCCCTTGACCAGCCCGCGCAGTGAACGTTGCAGATCGCGGGTCGCTTCGCGGTACTCGTGCTCGCCGACGGCGGCCGCGTTCTCCATCAGCTCCGGATGGCCTTCTTTGACGAGCTTGTACATGTCCTCGATCAACGGCGGGTTCTCCGCGGTGAAGCCCTTTTCGTTGTAGAGGATCTCGATGCAGGACGAGATGATCGTTTCCTCGTAGTCGCGCACCGCACTGCCACGGGAAAGTTCGATCAGTCCGGACATGGTCTGCAACTGGCGTGCCCGTAGTTCGGTGAGCATCTTGCGGGCCAGCTCCGGGAACACCGCCAGCCGAGGCAGGATCGAGCCGAGGACACCACCGGCGAGAGGGTTGACCCGGCCGTACCCGTATCCGAGGTCGATGACCTGACCGTCGACGGCCTCGATCAGATTGCGGTAGTCCGGCTTCACGTCGGCGAGAACGAGGGTGGTCACCTTCTGCGCGACACCGCCGAGCACCATCCGGCGCACGAACGAGGACTTGCCGTATCCGTTGAGTCCGAGAACGAACCCGACCGGGGCGGTGATCAGGCCTTCGACGAACCAGGACAACAGGTCGAACAGGACCGGGGCGCCGGTGAGCAGATGACGCCCGACCGGTGTCCCGATCAGCGGCGCACCGGCTCCGACGGCCCAGGGCCACATGCCGGCCGCCTGCGCCGAGGATGCGCGGTATTCGACCTGACGGCCGACCGAGGCCATCCGGCCACCGCCCGCACCGCGATAGCCGCGGTCGGAGAGCTTGAGGGCAGGCAGGAGGAACCCTTCTTGTTCTTCGCTTGCCTTCTGTGCCTCCAGGTTCCGGCGGCGTTTGTCGTCCATCTTGAGGTGATGACGAGCCAGGACACCGGCCAGGGTGGGGCCGTGGGAGCGTGCCAGCACTTGCCGGCGCTGTTCTTCGGTGAGGAGTTTGACCATGACCGCGCCGCCTATCCGGCCATCGCCGACGGCATGGAGGCGTGCTCGGGCAAGATGACGCCGATGCCGAGGGAGCCGTAGAACCCGGCAGCTTGGTAGCGGTACGCGCGGCGCACCTTCAACCGCGCCTGCACGGACAGGTCCTTGATGATCGCGTCGATCGCCGGAATGTCCCCGTCGAGAGGTTCGGTGATGGTGATCAAGATGCCGAACCGCACCAGTCCGTGACCACGCGCCTGTTCCTCACGGGCACGGGCGGTCGCTTCCACCTTCAACGTCGCGGTGACCGAGCCGATGCCTTTGCCGCCCTGTTCGGCGATCAGCGCGTTCTTGTAGTCGTTGTCGACGATCTTGACTGCATCCGCGGCCGTGTGCGGGCGGTAGACGATCGCGACCCGCTTACGTGGGATGTCGGGGTTCGGCGCGAGGATGCGGCGCAACACGCCTTCGTCGACCGCGCCGGTCGGCGCCATCTCCATTTCCCAGGTCACCGAGCGGGCACCGTCGTGGATGTACTGGTCGAAGCGTTCTTCATGCGAGATCGGGCCGGCATCGGACCAGTCCAAACCGTGTCCTTCCACCGTCGCGTCGGCGCGTTCGATGTCTTCCTGCGAGGCCGGATCGGTGGAGCGGCGAACGAAGGAAATGACGTCCGAGGCTGCCATCGGGCGGACGCCGACTCCGGCGGAGCGCATCGCGGCGCACAGACCGGGAAGCCTGCGACCGATTTCGACGGCCTGCTCCGAAGGGTCCTTCTTACGAGCATCGGTGGTCGCACGGAACGTGACCGCCAAACGGGGAAGAAGTTGAGCCTGCTCGGTGGCGAACAGTTCAGCCGCCTCGTAGTTCGAGTCCTGCGCCAACTGCGGTGCATCCGGTTCGGTCTGACGAATGACCTCCGCCAGCAACCGGTTTCCGGTCTCGGGAACGCAGTCGATCACCGGGACGACCGAGACCACGTCCGAGGTCTGACCCATCGAGGCGAGGACGACACCCCACTCCCCCACCCATTCGTTGATCATCGACTGATCGACCGCTTCATCGCCCTGCGGCCACGCCTTGAGGACCACCGTGTACAG
This genomic window contains:
- a CDS encoding transposase; translation: MIAERKYKSLTPQLRAAAVKKVAELTTKVSSRWKAIVLVAEALEVHPNTLRNWVNADPEMAATRRVDTARLEQEHRVQLAAATELINELSDHLHGRRQ
- a CDS encoding SCO6880 family protein translates to MSTTNENGLLYTGWTKPRNSGLFGLTWGTTIVCFVLVIAVMGSMLVGGFKVGLTVLAVSVVVAAPLVWGRDGRSGYEMTVLRMQWLRTRRRRENIYRGGLFSEIPGGKALLPGVAADTKLYEGEDAAGYRFGMIHMPKLHLYTVVLKAWPQGDEAVDQSMINEWVGEWGVVLASMGQTSDVVSVVPVIDCVPETGNRLLAEVIRQTEPDAPQLAQDSNYEAAELFATEQAQLLPRLAVTFRATTDARKKDPSEQAVEIGRRLPGLCAAMRSAGVGVRPMAASDVISFVRRSTDPASQEDIERADATVEGHGLDWSDAGPISHEERFDQYIHDGARSVTWEMEMAPTGAVDEGVLRRILAPNPDIPRKRVAIVYRPHTAADAVKIVDNDYKNALIAEQGGKGIGSVTATLKVEATARAREEQARGHGLVRFGILITITEPLDGDIPAIDAIIKDLSVQARLKVRRAYRYQAAGFYGSLGIGVILPEHASMPSAMAG